Proteins encoded within one genomic window of Odocoileus virginianus isolate 20LAN1187 ecotype Illinois chromosome 2, Ovbor_1.2, whole genome shotgun sequence:
- the LOC110151817 gene encoding lithostathine isoform X1 — protein sequence MLPSLGLPRLSWMLLFCLMFLSQVQGENSQKELPSARISCPTGSMAYRSYCYALFKTPKTWMDADIACQKRPSGHLVSLLSGAEDSFVASLVKNNLNTQSDIWIGLYDPTEGSEPNAGGWEWISTDVLNYVAWDTDPAAISSPGYCGSLSSSSGYLKWIDHNCYLKLPYVCKFKD from the exons ATGCTGCCTTCCCTGGGCCTCCCCAGACTGTCCTGGATGCTGCTCTTCTGCCTGATGTTCCTGTCTCAGGTCCAAG GGGAAAATTCCCAAAAGGAACTGCCCTCTGCACGGATCAGCTGTCCCACAGGTTCCATGGCCTATAGGTCTTACTGCTATGCCTTGTTTAAAACACCCAAAACCTGGATGGATGCAGAT ATTGCCTGCCAGAAGAGACCCTCGGGACATCTTGTGTCTCTGCTCAGTGGGGCTGAGGACTCCTTCGTGGCCTCCTTGGTTAAGAACAACTTGAATACCCAATCAGACATCTGGATTGGGCTCTATGACCCCACAGAG GGCTCTGAGCCCAATGCTGGTGGATGGGAATGGATTAGCACTGACGTGCTCAATTATGTTGCCTGGGATACGGATCCTGCTGCTATCTCAAGCCCTGGCTACTGTGGGAGTCTCTCAAGCAGCTCAG GATATCTCAAGTGGATAGATCATAACTGTTATTTGAAATTACCCTATGTCTGCAAGTTCAAGGACTAG
- the LOC110151817 gene encoding lithostathine isoform X2 has translation MLPSLGLPRLSWMLLFCLMFLSQVQGENSQKELPSARISCPTGSMAYRSYCYALFKTPKTWMDADGSEPNAGGWEWISTDVLNYVAWDTDPAAISSPGYCGSLSSSSGYLKWIDHNCYLKLPYVCKFKD, from the exons ATGCTGCCTTCCCTGGGCCTCCCCAGACTGTCCTGGATGCTGCTCTTCTGCCTGATGTTCCTGTCTCAGGTCCAAG GGGAAAATTCCCAAAAGGAACTGCCCTCTGCACGGATCAGCTGTCCCACAGGTTCCATGGCCTATAGGTCTTACTGCTATGCCTTGTTTAAAACACCCAAAACCTGGATGGATGCAGAT GGCTCTGAGCCCAATGCTGGTGGATGGGAATGGATTAGCACTGACGTGCTCAATTATGTTGCCTGGGATACGGATCCTGCTGCTATCTCAAGCCCTGGCTACTGTGGGAGTCTCTCAAGCAGCTCAG GATATCTCAAGTGGATAGATCATAACTGTTATTTGAAATTACCCTATGTCTGCAAGTTCAAGGACTAG